The window CATCCTCGTCGCGGTGCTTATCAGCGCTTTACGCACCAGCCAGGGGCTGGCCTGGAGCTTGGAGGCACGCGGGCTGGGAGCTCCCGGCGTGCAGCGTACCCAGTTCCGCCGCCTGCGCTTCACCGCGTGGGACTGGGCTATCACTGGGCTATTGGTCGGTGCCTTTGCTCTCAGCCTAGCCATCTTTATAGGGGGAGTCTAACGCTATCCAGCTAACGCCGCGGAAACAATCGCGAGCGCCCATTCCCTCCAAAAATGATCGCCACCACGAGGATCACCATCATAGCCAATACCGCCCATCGCAGCCAGCCTAGCCAATCTGGAAATAGCTCGGGCAGCGTTGGCCATGACGTCGCCGGTGTAGCGGCGGTAGTAGCCGATGTTGCTTCCTCGCCTAGCGTGCTGGCCGCGTAGGACCGCACCAGATGATTGGGGTCGTGGAGGGCTATAACCAGGGCCTCTCGGGCCTGCAGGGTGCCGATCTCAGCCAGCGATCGCACAGCCTCTAAGCGCACTGCCTCGCTGGGATCGCGAAGAGCGGCTGCCAGTGCCGCAGTTGCCCGTGGCGATCGGATCCATCCCAGCGCCTCTGCGGCCCCCTGGCGCATCGCTGGATGGTCGGCGGCAGTCAGGATGGCCACTAGGGGTTCCACCGCCGGCTCGCCGATCTGCTCCAGGGTGGCCAACGCTAGATGACGGGCTGGCGTCCCAGCGGGTTCGCTTAACAGCGAGATCACCTCTTGGGCGGCTTCGGCCGTCCCGATCCGCGCTAGGGCCTGCGCGGCAGCTTGACGGGCTATGCTATCGTCGTTGCGTAACGTTTGCCCTAGGGCCTCGATGGAGGCTGGGGTCGGGATGTAGCCCAGCACCGTGGCCGCTCGCCAGCGCACCTGTGGGTCATCGTGCCCTAGCGCAGCGATCAAGGTGGGCATCATTTCTGGCGTTGCTAAGGGCCCCAGCGCCTTGGCAATCGCCTGTCCTACGGCAGGGTCCGGCTCCAGACTTAAGCGTTGCAACAAGCGATCGGCGGCTTCCTGACCGCCTAACCACCCCCACGCCTTCGCAGCGGCGGCTCTACGCGATGGCTTATCTGCGCTCAGCCATTGGTCTAGCAGGGCCGTATCGCCAAAGGCGTACCAGGAGGCAGTCCCGCTTGCCATGGCCTGCACTGCCAACGGGCGCTCGGCATCGGGGACGAGCCGGAGGACGCGCGGCTCGCCTGGCACAGCTCGATGCAGCGGCAGCCACGTCTCGCCGCCATCTACGCTGGCAAAGACGCCCACCGGAGCGAAGCGCATCTGCACTGTGCCCAGCCAATAACCGGTCGCCGCGTACACGAGCTCATCATTCTGCGGGGCGACGGCTAGTGCCGTCACCTCCAGAAACGTGCCCGGCAACAGCCCCAGCTCCGGTGAAAGGCGAGCCCATGTGCGTCCGCCGTCTACGCTTCGGAAGACACCACCGGTCAATGTCCCCAAGTAAATCAGCCCGGGCGTCTGCCGAGCCATGGCCAGCGCCATCGGGACATCAGGCAAGTCTGATAGGGTTTCCCAATGCGCGCCAGCGTTCTCGGAGCGATAAAGGGCATTCCTAGCCCGCACCAACACGAGTGATGGCTGAGCGGGATGGGCGATCACCTCCAACACCGGCGCCGGAAAGAGCCCTAGCGAGGTCCAAATGCCATCCTCAGAGCGCTCCCAGACCGCGCTGGTGCCGTCAGGATACACCTCCCACCGATAGGTTTGCTCTGGCATCGGCGGAAATACCGGCCCATCCCCGGCTGTCAGGGCAATTGTATTGATCACACTCCACACCACTAATACACCGATACCGATCCGGTTCCACCTACCAACGCCTCGCATCGCAACCTCCGCTTCTCCTCTTCGCTCTACACAGTTTAACGTGGTGATCGTCTGAAAAGTTCCAGGCGGAGCAGACAGAAAGCGGGCCGGCCTGTATGGCCGGCCCGCTGATTGTCCACCGCAGGTCCTCATTTCTCTGTCCTAAGCTTTCAGCAGGTGCGACGAAACTTGTTCATCTCACAAGTCAGTTCCGGTCGCCTCCGATGGGAACGCCACCTGTGCCGGCATCCCGGGGCCCCAGGATGATGCCGCCGCCTCCTGCGCCGGCCGGTTCTAGGATTACTTCAGCCTGCTCCTCTCGCCTACTTTTCCCCTCTCTCTCGGCTTGGCGTATCCGGTTGAGCGCCTCCCACTCGTCCGGGGTCAGCCTGAAATCCGCGGCCCGCTCTAGCAACACGTCCACCAGCGCGGCGCGCACCAGCTTTTCCAGCTCCATCGCCGATTCGAAGACCTGCCATTCGATCTGCACCTCGCGGAGAAAGAGGGCCGCGGCAGGGGTACGCCGGCCCTTTCGCAGCAGCGGGGCCACACGTCGCCCTGATCGCCGGGCTGCTTCCCATTCGATCCCCACCGGCGCGGCGATGTCCTGCCCCATCAGGAACACGAAGAGATCGCATTGCATCACCCCTGTTAGATCGGCAGGGCGCGGCTCGCCAGGGGGCGGTGTGCGCTTGATCTCCCATCCTAGTTGTATAGGAAGCTGTGCTACTACGCGCCCAATCACCTCACGTTCAAGTTCAAGATCTGGTCCTGCGCTCACAAAGAGGTGAAACCGCTCTGGCATTTCTCAACCTCCCAACACTCCTGATAGATTCGCGCCGATAGTATGACATGAGTGATAACGCAAGGCAAGAGGCCTTCCAAGTTGCCATTTTCACCTCGTTTTGCTAGACTCACAAACCATGGAGCACGGATCAGGGCCGGAAAAGCCGTGCCGGCATTTCCACCGGATTAGGAGAGGCCTGAAAGGGCAAGGCATTCCTCTAGAAGACCCATCCAACACTTTCCAGAGATCGGAGGCATCCTATGGCGATTCGCGTTGGGCTTATCGGTTGCGGTGGGGTCGTCACGGCTCACCTACGCGGCTGGAAGGCCGTAGAAGGACGTGCGCAGGTGGTCGCCGTGGCAGATATAGATCGGGCTCGCGCCGAGCAACGGGCCGCCGAGGTGGGCGGAGCTGAGGTGTTCACCGATTACCGTGAGATGCTGGCCCGCGCTGATCTGGACGCCGTGGACATTTCGCTTCCACATCACCTGCATCGGGATGCCATCGTCGCCGCAGCCGAAGCAGGGAAGCACATTCTGTCGGAGAAGCCACTCTGCCTGACGTGGCAGGAGGCCGAGGAGATCGCGCGCGCAGTAGAATCCAATGGGGTGACGATGATGTGCGCACATAACCAGCTCTTTCTGCCCTCGGTGCAGGCGGCTCGCGCCTACCTGGACGAGGGACATCTCGGGAGCATCTATATGCTGCGCACCATTGACTGCTTCCACAACTTCCGGCCTACCGGCCTCCCCGGCCGTCCACCCAAGCCAGTGGACCTGGGATGGCGGGCCTCCAAGGCATTGACCGGCGGAGGCGAGCTGATCGATACCGGATACCATCCCACCTACATACTGCTATACCTAGCCCGATCGGAGCCCGTTGCGGTGACCGCTTTCACTCAAAAGCA is drawn from Anaerolineae bacterium and contains these coding sequences:
- a CDS encoding HEAT repeat domain-containing protein, with translation MRGVGRWNRIGIGVLVVWSVINTIALTAGDGPVFPPMPEQTYRWEVYPDGTSAVWERSEDGIWTSLGLFPAPVLEVIAHPAQPSLVLVRARNALYRSENAGAHWETLSDLPDVPMALAMARQTPGLIYLGTLTGGVFRSVDGGRTWARLSPELGLLPGTFLEVTALAVAPQNDELVYAATGYWLGTVQMRFAPVGVFASVDGGETWLPLHRAVPGEPRVLRLVPDAERPLAVQAMASGTASWYAFGDTALLDQWLSADKPSRRAAAAKAWGWLGGQEAADRLLQRLSLEPDPAVGQAIAKALGPLATPEMMPTLIAALGHDDPQVRWRAATVLGYIPTPASIEALGQTLRNDDSIARQAAAQALARIGTAEAAQEVISLLSEPAGTPARHLALATLEQIGEPAVEPLVAILTAADHPAMRQGAAEALGWIRSPRATAALAAALRDPSEAVRLEAVRSLAEIGTLQAREALVIALHDPNHLVRSYAASTLGEEATSATTAATPATSWPTLPELFPDWLGWLRWAVLAMMVILVVAIIFGGNGRSRLFPRR
- a CDS encoding Gfo/Idh/MocA family oxidoreductase, which gives rise to MAIRVGLIGCGGVVTAHLRGWKAVEGRAQVVAVADIDRARAEQRAAEVGGAEVFTDYREMLARADLDAVDISLPHHLHRDAIVAAAEAGKHILSEKPLCLTWQEAEEIARAVESNGVTMMCAHNQLFLPSVQAARAYLDEGHLGSIYMLRTIDCFHNFRPTGLPGRPPKPVDLGWRASKALTGGGELIDTGYHPTYILLYLARSEPVAVTAFTQKHRHQHMEGEDTGYVMIRFADGSIGHVLTSWAFEFPLDNPRFQIIGEKGQVSGTNTLVKFKPNGWETPAQHEFPPTDTFIAEITHFVECLETGEPPIQTHVDGARVLKVLLAAYKSAEEGITVTLA